In the Rhododendron vialii isolate Sample 1 chromosome 2a, ASM3025357v1 genome, GGATAAAATTCTGGGATACTATTTGGGGGCTGTTGGGTTCACCTTTTGAACAGGTTAGGAGTTCCCTTGATTTCAACTCATCTTCAAGCTAATGACTGTGCTCAGTTGAAGGAAAAGACTTTGATTAAGATCCAGTCCTGGTCAAACAAAACCCTTTCCTATGGTGGCAGGCTCCAAATCTTAAAGTCTGTCCTTTTTAGTATCCAAATTTACTGTTCTTTTATCTTTATTCTGCCTCAACGAGTTCTAAATGACATTGAGCAACTTTTACGGGGTTCTCTATGGACTGGTTCTGACTTAAAACATTCAGGGGCTAAATTGGCATGGCTTGCTTTGTGTGCTCCAAGAGAAGAGGGAGGTTTAGGCCTTCGGATGTTGAAGACTTGGAATATAGCATTGATGATTCGTCACCTGTGGGCAATTTGTATGAAAGCAGACACGCTATGGATTAAATGGGTATGGCAGGCTAAGATACCTCAGGAGGCTCTTCTTGGACTACAAGGAAACTCCTAAAGCTTAGAGATGTTACTCAACTTTGGATCAAATATATTATCGGGGATGGTACTTCTACATATCTTTGGGTTGATAACTGGCATAATTTCGGTCTTCTCTACAACAGGGTTGGTAATTCTGGGGATTTCTATGTCAGTAGACCTCTATCTGCTAAAGTTTCTTCCAACATCCATAATGGGCCATGGAAATGGCCTTGCCCTAGGAGTGCTATTACTAGAGAAATTGTGAGGAGTACTGATCCTTCTCTCCTCCCTAATGTCTCTGTGCCTGATACTGTACGTTGGACTCTTTGTTCCTCCGGGACTTATTCGGCTAAGTCAGCGTGGCAGGAATTGAGACAAGCTTTTCCTTTAGTTCCATGGGCTACTTGTGTCTGTACTCACCATGTTCCACGTTGGGCCTTCATTGAGTGGCTggtattttttaaaagactttcCACTAAGGATAGGCTTTATAGTTGGGGTTTGGTTGGTGATCAAAATTGTTTGTTCTGCCTAGTTGAAAATGAATCTCATGaccattttttgtgtgtgtgtggatacTGGAGTACAGTTTGGAACATGCTTCTGCAAAAGAACAATATTGATCGTTTGAGTGCTAGTTTGGCTGATGAGATAAGTTAGGTTGTCGATCACAGATCTCAGGATTTGTGCTTTAGCAGAGTTTACAAGCTTTCTTTggctgcctctatttactggatatggaaagagaaataagagACTTTTTCAGAGGCCTGGGGTCCCTGCTTCAAGTTTGGGTGCTCTGATTATTGAGGACGTCAGGGCTTGTCTTAGCTCGTGGAGGGGCTTGAAGTCTTGTGATGCCACTAGGTTTCTTGCTAGGACGTGGGCCTTAGTTCATGTATTTTTGGCTAGACTAGATGGAATTTCTCTTCTTGTTGCTTTGTATTGATTGTTTAGGCAGTTAGGTACATGTTAGATCTGCCtggtttttttccttgtttagtTGGGACTTCCctttgttttggttggtttaatttttaaaatggtttaatttcccaaaaaaatatttaagtaaCCGTCCTCCATATTGAGAAACCCTTCCTAGTGAGGTTGGTTGTTTCACCCTCCCTCCACAGTGGATGCGGAGGTTCGAGCCCCACGGGAGACGAATTTGGGGTTCGAGGCTATGAACAGCCTCTGGACCCCTGTTGACTAGCATACTAACACCCTGCTAACCCTCGCTGATTTGTACAATATTGGCCAAAAGAAAAAACGTCCTCCATATTAAAAAAACGTGAGTATCATTCCGAAAATGAACAACTACAGTGGGAAAAATGAATTTCATCAACCACCAACATATCTTTCAGTCAGGCGAGAAAATCTAGCAATCAAAATAGGAAATAGATATATCACCAGTTTAACGAGATGACCGTACTAATGGCAAgattaaaagaaaagagaaaaaagagcaAATGACAAAACATACTGCCAAAAATACAAATTGAATTACTTCTAACAACCAAACCTTACACAGAAAAAATGAGCGTAGATTTGGGTTTACCTGAAGGCGGAAAGACCAAAGCAAGTGGAGAAGACAACCCAGAAAGCATTAATTCCCTTCTCAAGAAAAACTCATTTTGCAAGGTGGGGTTCGGAGTGGAAGGATCGCATGAACATACTACCGCTTTCTCAACTACTCTAAATTTCTTGGGGCCCAAATCAGCCCTAGTCCTGTTCCTGAAATCCCAGTACCAGAAAATCACTAAAAGACCAAAATGATAAACAATAGGACATACCCATATACAGGGGCGACTGAGGCGGCTCCTGAATCAGTTGACAAaacgttcaaaaaaaatatttctatgTAAAACCCCATATGAAGAAAACTATTTAGTTGAGTTGAAAATCTATTGACCttggtttattttgtttaattgACCTACGTTATTTACTTACTTGTGAATTTTCATCTACTTTGGCTTCATAAAAATAATCTAATACAGACAGTATTAAAGAAAACTATACTTGAACGAGTCCTTTGAGCCGCCCTTGCCCATATACgaaaattcaaatatatgtatatgtatatatatatatatatatatatataaactgtgtatgtatgtatgtatgtgtgtgtatatatatacacacaaatatatctatggagaaatagagggggagagggagagttgGTGTACCTGAAGTGGGAAGGgtttgggaggagagagagatgggaagaAGTAGATAGAGAATGAGAGGGAAAGAAAAGACCCGTTGCCATTGAGATTTGAGAGCACAGTTTGCCCTCCTCCCTCGCTTTGTTTTCTTGTCAGCTCATCCACTCTGATTCATTACCCTTTCATTAAAAAACCATATTGAACAATTGCACCCAAACTTTCTCAAAATCTTGATTGCGGTCCAGCATTTTTATAACGTCATAATTTTGTAACCTGTCTTCCTTGGGTGAAAATGTGTAATTATTAAGTGATTCTTGGGCATGGTCACGTGCCCCCTCAAAATCCTTCCCgtttattttggaattttgaatttggatttagGGTCTTAAGTACTCTAAAAGCTTGTGGAATTCCTATAAGATATGGTGGGAACACAAATTCTGCGGTGATTAAAGTTCCGAGAGCACGTGTCATTACTTGTATTCCAAAATTCAgtgaatatttttgttttccttgtgaTTAACTATGGCCATCTCCAATAGTGCAGTTAAAAATATGGTGTTATATGACACaaaagtgttaaaaataatgggtcCCATTTgtttatattatattatatgaTAAATTGTACAACTTTTGTAACTTAGTAGAAGAGTTTTTCTCCTAATAGTGTAGTTAAACAATATAGGAAGTATGTATGAACATAAAAAGTGCATCGGATGGGgtcatgtagagacccgtattttcgaaAATTACTTAGAGATTATATAAATGCAAGGACTTGACGAAAATATGAAATTTGTtgagtttatgtgacaaaattgTTAGTGGAAGGGGTGATTATGTGTCTTGCATATGTgctagtataaataggggtgggtgggtgggtgtgtgtagaggataaaaaaaaaaccatctccctctctctctatctcaagtctctctctccctctctctctatatggctctctctctctctcttgctcctttgaGCTCAAAACCTTActcaatcactcaaaacccacacATTTCGACCTTCAATCTGTCATCTACGCGTGATTCAAGCCTTGGATTGTGTGGGTTCGAGCTTGAAGTTGTTCTTGGTGGATTTCGAAAATTTTGGAGTCTAGGGCTCGATTAATCTTGGGGGTTCGCTCTCCATACTTGAGGTAGCGATTTCctcattctatgtgtttatgagttgattttgtgtTTCAATCGTGCCTTAGTTTGAGGTTTGTTGTTTGGGTTTCGTCCTTGAAAAATCTATAGAAATCGTAGCTGAAAGTGTCTGGGGATCAATCCCCTTGCGCAGAGGGATTGATCCCCCTTCTGTCTGGATTTTTTTCTGTTGTTGTTTGGGGATCGATCCTCATGTGGTGGGGGATCAATCTATCCCCCTGCTCTCTAGACAGATTTGTGTCGTTTGATCCTAACTCGATTGTTTTGACTCCTGATCACTCCTAATACCTTTTAAGCATCTTCAAACCACCTCTAAGCTTGATTGCTCATAGTCCGATGATTCGTTGATTATACCACTCCTTTGGCTCTTGTTGTAACAAAGAAAAatgtagaattaaatgattatgATACTCGTACATTGCTTATGCATTTGGTTGGTTGAAGTAGATGTAGTGACATGTCTCAATGAATGATATAGATTTGTTTAGTGCTATGACATGACGTGATGATTGGTGAATTGGAAAACGTAATGTGGAGTTGTTATCGAATATCGTAGGCTAAAAAAAGGGATATCGTGGGGTGTATAGTTGGTTGATGTGAGCCTGTCTAATAGTCCGAATGATAATAGGGTAACTTGTATTCTCATAATTCGTCTCGTGGATCTTTCTAAATTACCTTGGTGCTCGTTCCATGAGATCTAAGTATCGATACTAGCAAGTAGTATGTCGTAGAATCGATATGGGTTGGTACGTTACGCAGGGTATCGTGATATACTTAGGGGAAAAGGTGTGTACTTATTTATTAGTCGATGTTATGATATGGTTGGTTGTTTGGAATGCAATGAATGTGCATGGCCAATTGGCATGATGGTTTGAAGGTTATAAATTTGAAAGTGATTAAAGAAATGGGAAATGACACTACGGGTATCACATTCGGTGGTGAGGTGATCGGACTTGACATGAACGGGTATCACCATTTGGTGAAACGACCGAAGTGGTGAGATGACCAGACTGAAACTGAATAGGTATATGACCGGAAAACACAAATGAACGGGTACGTATCACCATGGACATTCGGTGAGATGACCGGACCACGCGTGAAACATGTGAAACAAGGAATGATGATATACAGATGAATATGCGATGTGAAATTCCGAGAACTAGAGAATGATGATATATGGAATAAAGTGTGACTATTGAAAAATGGGTAAACGGTCAGATTTATCAAGGTTTTTGAAAGAAAGGATTttagttttggaaaaaggatttttaataaaaatcctcTGGCATttttgagcgaatcaacggccTCCGGTATTTGAGCACAAATTAACGGACTCCGGTATTCAGACTCGAATCAACAGAACTTGTGTTTTCTACCCTACTTTGTACAAAATAAAATGGAAGGTTTTATATGAACTGAAACTGCTGATTGTTGTAACGATGGACAAGTGACGGTTGGGAGAATGTTGTGGTTTAAATATATTGATTCGAGCTAGTTTTCTGTCTCTGATTGACGTATGAGCTGTTAGGAGAACTCTTAAAAATCTTGATCCCAAATGTTGTAGTATGCTCGTTCGTGGGAAGGAACCATGTTTCTTTGTGATATCCTGTTGTATTCATTCACTTTGGGTGCATAATTCACCGCATTTTCTTAgagcttgagtatagatttctctactgaactagtgtagctcaccctatcattttcaagtACAATACAAAGAAGTCGACATGGTGTAGTTGATGTGCATGCATGATCATATCTTTGAAAGTATACATGAGGAGTTCCTCTGTATAAGATTCGAAAGGATATTTTTGAAGAATGATTATTGTAAACtgtaaactttatttatttattttcatgaTTGACTCAGATACAAGGGTGTTTTGATAAATTGGGGCCTTTGAGCCAGAAATGTAATCTGTGGATTTAACTAGAGGACGAGAGAATGAAAGATCTATTAGGTAATACTTGTATTATGGCAAGAACTTTATTTATTGAAAGTGActgttatttatgttaaaaatcgagggcgtgacaaatcatgcttttttctcttttttcccacTTTATATATTTCTCTCCTCGCATGCCCAAATCTGCCACACTCCTACAACAATCTCtctttcccctttcttttctctctttcactcTCTTTCCTAGGGTAAATTAAAAGGACCATCATAGTAAGTTCTGACCTAGTTGTGACACAATTTTTCTTCGACCTTAACCTCACCTACACCTCACTGTTGGAgccaaaagaaacacaaaaaattgttaactGAGATAAATCTTACCTTAGCTTCACCTTAACTTCACTTATTAGAGATGGCATAAATGTCGTTATTATCTTATGATAGCGCTTCGATTTTTGCACATCCCCTAATATACCTTCAACTTGTGACAATATTACTTCTCGGTCTTGTCTCTCGTATGTGCGATCCTTTGTCATTTACTCCTCCTTCCACTATTTCTTGCATTCTACTTGCTTTTTGGACCGATCAATTAAGAGACCACTAAAGATGGTAATGAATTTGAGAAAAATATCGTGCCTTTGCACCCATTTTAGAATATGCACCCAGCCCCTCCGTCGCATTGTTGTTGGATGTTCAAGACCATATTTGTGCCCTTCTTTTGTCAATGATGATGACAATGATAGTTATTGATCTTGATTCAAACAAAAACGTTGTACTATCACTTAATTTAATTGCTATTTGATCTAATTTCTCTTTATCATATATGACGAGAGAAATTATGTATAGTGGTGCCGGtgattgaaacaaaatgaaaggaGGCGAGAGAACAAATATGATTGCtctttttcttaataaatttttgaaacaaATAGACAGAGAGAAAATGTAATAAATTAGTGTGACAAGTTATTATAGTGCATAAAGGTACATTGTCGTAGCATTAAATTGGTGTCACCAATATGAAGGGCATGTGTAAAGAATAAGTTGCACTTTTTATTCGTGAATGTTCCTTCAGATTTTTGTTTCATTGCTTTCTTTGTTGTAGATGAGGGTTCGAGTTTTGGTTTTGTCTACGAGGAAAGTTTATAATGAGAAACAGATGAAAGTGAGGGAGAAACACGGAGAAGATTAGAActgtcattcaaaaaaaatttgtcagaCGACATCAACAAAAGTTGTTTTGTTAACGGTCTACCAATAATTGGCAAAGTTGTAAGATGATTATAACACTCTGGGAAAGAAAAGTAATTTTCAAGACCTCAGAGGTTTTATAGTTAATTCTAAGAAACCTCGGGGGATGTCCGTGAAATTTTTGGACAGCCCGATCGGCCGGTTGGTAGGATTTCCCTCTCCGGCCGGTCGGTACTCCTAGGAGCACTCTTTTCTTTCAACTGACTGACCCCTTCGGACTCTCTTCTTTCTCGCCACTTTTGTAGGAATTTTCTTCTCCAAGTTCCTGAGTGGCGGGATACTacttccaaaatcaaaccaatTTAGAAAACTCATAATCTAATCTCAGTTTCTTACTTCTCTACTGTGGTAATGGCATAAGAAATCTGGACATAGATATTTCTAGACAGAGAGGTGAAATATGGAAACGAGAAGATGAGAAACCCCAGAAGTTCCCAGCAAAGTTTATAACAACCCAGTGGTGGGTTATGTCTTGATTACAGCGTGCAATCAGTCAGTAGATATGTATGTCGAAATCAGGTCGATTCTCGGGTATTTCTTTCCCTGCCAATGAAATCCTGCATATATGCTTTAACAAAGCCTTCACATGGAATATGCAAAAGGGTTTGTGTTTTTTCGTATTACTTTGTGAATATTTATTCCTCGCGTGCCGTTCAAACCTTGGATTTTTCCCAACAAGATGCTAGCTTTGAGTTTTATTATGCCGAATTACGGCATTCGCTGCAGGGGAATGCTACCTCCGGTTGCATTAGGAAAGCCCTAGAGACTTTGAATTTCATGAGAAATGTGCCCGGGAAACCCACCGTCAACAATTATAATGCATTGATTCGTTGTAATTTGAAATCAGAATATGTGATGTTGGAAGACTTGGTTGAGGTTTATGTTGGGATGAAAAGGTTTGGGCTATACCCAAATGCATCGACTTTCAATACCCTTTTGAATGGGATGATTTCGCACAGGAAAACTAGAGACGCTTTTTTTATTGCACAGGAAATGTGTGCCAGGGGATTTGTTCATTCATTTACGATGTTCTCGAAGTTGTTGAAGAAGACATTGGAATCTAGGTATTTAGCATATGCACTTAGTGTATTCAAGTCCATGTTGAGatttaattattttccttctGAACCCACCTTTAATTTGTTGAATGTTTCTCTTAGCAAAGCTGGGATTATGCATGAGGCTTATTATGTGTTTTCCGTTGCTCTTGAAAAGGGCTATTTTCGAGGTGCACATAGTTATAATCCGATATTATGGGCCCTGTGTAAGTCTGGTCAAAGCTATACTGCCTTGGAATTGTTTTATTCATTCAAGAAAAAAGGATGTGGACATAATGTGTGCTCGTATACGGCTTTGGTTTATGGATTCAGTAGAGAGAGGCTATGGAAAGAGGCTTTTCGTTGTTTAAGAGAAATGCAAACTGTCAGCTATAAGCCTAATGTCAGAACATACACTGCAGTAGTTAAGTTTCTTTGTGTTGATGGGAGGATTCAAGAGGCGTTAAGCCTTTTAGATAAGATGGAGAAGGAAGCATGTGATCCGGATTTAATCACATACTCCTACAATATAGTTCTTCATGAACTTAGTCACCAAAGTAGGGTTGCTGAAATTTATGAACTTGTTTCAGTTATTGACCAAAAGGGACTTTATCCCGATCCATTCACTCATTCTGCTTTAGTTGGAGGCCTGTTAAGAGCAGGTAAAATAGGAATGTCCATGAAGTTATTGCTTGACATTATTTCAAAGAGATGTACTATGGATACGGTGATGTACAATAGCTGCTTCAACATCATATGCCATGAGAATAAATCAAGCGATTCATTATCTTTAATGATGAACATGATTGAGACTGGGTTCAAACCAAATAATGTAACTTATAAAACCTCTCTGAAAGGCCTTTGCAAGGAAAACATTGAAGAAGCTTTGGAGCTCTTTGACTGTGTCAAGTAGGATACGAATGGACCTGACCTAGTTTCGTTCAATACAGTTTTGTCTGCAGCCTGCCACCAAGGAAATTCTCCAGTTGTAGTCTGAGATGAAATGGAGTATGAAGGTGTTAACCTTAATGCAGTTAGTTCAACTGGTTTGATTCAGTATTTTGACACCATTGGGAAGATTCTGGAGTGCTTAAAGCTATTGGAAGCTAGGATGTTGAATGGTCCTTTTCCCACTATAGTAACTTTCAATACACTAATGAGCATCCTTTGCAAGAATTGGTTACTCGGAATGGCACACCAGGTTTTCAACTGCTTGAAAAGCACTAGATTATTACCTGATTTGATTACTTACAATATTCTTATTTGTGCTTCCATAAGAGAAGGCAATGACCAGCTTTTGAGTCTGTTGTTGAGAAATATGTACATACAAGGATTGAAGCCAGATGCTGTTACTTTTGGGTCCTTGATTACGGGTTGGGTAAGGAAGGAAATATAACAGTAGCCCGCAAGCTGTGGTAGCAAATGACTGGGAATGGGATTACTCCAAATATTGCCATTTACAATACAATAACAGAGGCAATGTTCGATAGAGGCAAGTTTCAGGACATTATTGTGTTATTGAAGGAGATGGCAATGGAGGGGTGTAAACCTAATGGAGTTTCTTTTGAGATTTTAAACGGAGCAATGTCAAATAGTTGGATGAAGGAGATTCCAAGGAGCAAAACTTTTGGAAGGATACACATCATGGACAGATAATAACAAGATACTTCATTAAGAGAATTGGACCGTGCAATGGTTTGTTCTATTACCAACTATCACACACCAACCTCTCCTTCAAATCCAGCTTTGGCCTGAACATGGTTCTTGGGGGACGAAATTCCAGCCAAAGGTAcaatttagaatatttttttgagtctgtgcttttaattttttggtgaTGGAATTAAGAGTGATTTGGATGACTTTTCATACACCAAAAATACATCTCTTGGTCTGTCACAAAAAGCAGACAAGAAGAAATGTAACTGCTAGAGATCTCTTATGCTGAATATCAGAAACATAGGTGATTTTCTTgtgctttctttttttaccttcATAGGTTTGTTGTCATGCATGTTGCAGTCTCCATGGACAAATGAGCCATATGCATTACCATTGATCCCATGAAATGATCACTCCATCGCAACACCATTTTGTTCAGGATTCCCCTTATGAGTCATTTGAAAAGAATGCCATTCTATCGAGGTAAGCACTAACATAACTATATATCTATGTTTGTCCCTGTAGACATAAATTTTGAACTGTAGATTTTAGTCCACACTTTgaaatctatatctcaaatatcCATTGCTCAAGTGATATGTAGGCTCCTATTTTCGATTTGGATTTCAAATCATTAATTACATACTATGAAAGTAAAATCAATCTCCGATTAGTGAAGAATAAAGAACAGGGAAAGACAAGagttatttaattttattgatgATTGGGGTTTAAAACCCTTGTTTACATCTAGGGAATATTTAAATAGGATATATTTAGAGGGATTGGAACCCTCTACCTATCACTTGGTATGCTTACTCTTACAGGTTTTCGAAGCTTGCTGAAGATTGCCGGTGAGCGAGTAAGTTGCTTGGTGGTTGTAGATTGCATAAGTAGTGTGTCTTTTCTCTCTTGGTACATTTTCTACGTTGAGGGGAGAAATGATTCTTGTATAGCTTTTGCGTTCAGGGGAGAAGAAATGTATTGTGGTGAAGAGATCAAAGTTGAAGGTTCCAGTCCCTTTGACAATgaacctcgtatttatagagggCTCTCTACTTGGCCAATACTcctattttgaattttgaatagctgTTGCCAGGATAGGATGATATCTCATCATATCTTCTTagcttcttcaatttttgaatgtTTGGTTGCATCAGATGACATACACCTTGGAATATTCTTCTGCTTCCTCAAAAGTATTTCTTGGGGTTTACGTATTATCTGATTTGAGACTGCGTGAACCCATGTTAGGTTCGCAGGCCTTGTAAATATGGGCCGGTTCGACCGATTTGTTAGATCTGCCCCGCAGGCCCAACATGTTTAATATTTTGTGGGCTCAACAAAAATTTGTTGATTCGCGGGCTTGTTGGTCAACATACATTTTCTTTAGGCTCTTCATATGCCATTTAGTTCGCAGGCCCAACATATGTTACATTGATGATGTGCATCAATCTTCAGTTGAAATTTATGTGCCAACAAATGCCCCCTTGTGAGTTGTGCAAGCCAATTTTGATTGCGCCAGTCACGATCTCTTGGCACTTCTTCCGTTGAGATAATCGTCATGTCTTCGCTTTTTATGAGTCCTTGTTTGCTTGGACTCTTTTCTTTATGAGCTTTTGGTGGTCTTATGATGGACCAAAGGCCTTTTCTTTTGCTAGACGTGCTCTTCCTTTTTGTTGGTGAAGCATATACCCTttgatttttggcttttgatAGCAGGCCCCTTTTTCTTTAAAATGGGCTATTTCTTTATGGAACATTCTTGCCTTGCAAGCTTCCTTTTATATAATCTTCCTTTTAtgggcctttttttttaatagtctCTTCATTGTTGTTGTAGACCAGCCCCTTTTTTGGTTTGCGTGACCTGCCTTTTTATGGCTGCTATGggccaatttttatttttatttatttttaatgttaTCAGATGGTTtccatgggttttttttttttttttcctttctccagGCCCTCATTGGATGTGGGGTATTATAGAGGCATGGGAATTTATGCCATGTGACGACTACTCTATAGAGCATGTACAGTCTTTTTCCTCTTGTGGACTCTTTGATGCTTAGAGACTTATCTCTTTTGGATTTTTGTCTGGGACTAGCAGACTAGTGCTAGGACTTCTTTCTCCCAAATCCGAAATATCTCAAAGCTGCAACCTTTTCCTCTTATAGGAGTCTTTTGACAAAAAGAGTTTGAATGGACTCCATTATTAATGCTTCTTTAAGAGTCCAAACCCTTTTAGAAGTCAAGACTGTGTACCGAAGTATCCTATTTCTATCAGGAATACATATTTTACCAATTCTGCTATGAGTAGAG is a window encoding:
- the LOC131315583 gene encoding pentatricopeptide repeat-containing protein At5g16640, mitochondrial-like, which encodes MKSCIYALTKPSHGICKRVCVFSYYFVNIYSSRAVQTLDFSQQDASFEFYYAELRHSLQGNATSGCIRKALETLNFMRNVPGKPTVNNYNALIRCNLKSEYVMLEDLVEVYVGMKRFGLYPNASTFNTLLNGMISHRKTRDAFFIAQEMCARGFVHSFTMFSKLLKKTLESRYLAYALSVFKSMLRFNYFPSEPTFNLLNVSLSKAGIMHEAYYVFSVALEKGYFRGAHSYNPILWALCKSGQSYTALELFYSFKKKGCGHNVCSYTALVYGFSRERLWKEAFRCLREMQTVSYKPNVRTYTAVVKFLCVDGRIQEALSLLDKMEKEACDPDLITYSYNIVLHELSHQSRVAEIYELVSVIDQKGLYPDPFTHSALVGGLLRAGKIGMSMKLLLDIISKRCTMDTVMYNSCFNIICHENKSSDSLSLMMNMIETGFKPNNVTYKTSLKGLCKENIEEALELFDCVK